The proteins below come from a single Holdemania massiliensis genomic window:
- a CDS encoding helix-turn-helix domain-containing protein, translating into MIVFDRLWKTLADNNISRYKLIKDYGISKSQLVRMKKNANVTVLTIDRLCQVLHCRVEDIMEYQPDLPESPNGQESPSSQNAHSDAEF; encoded by the coding sequence ATGATAGTTTTCGATCGTTTGTGGAAAACGCTGGCCGACAACAATATATCCCGATATAAGCTGATCAAGGATTACGGCATTAGTAAATCCCAGCTGGTTCGGATGAAGAAGAACGCCAACGTCACTGTGTTGACGATTGATCGCTTATGTCAAGTGCTGCATTGCCGCGTGGAAGATATTATGGAATATCAGCCGGATCTTCCCGAATCCCCAAACGGTCAAGAATCGCCATCCTCACAAAATGCTCATTCGGACGCCGAATTTTAA
- a CDS encoding type II toxin-antitoxin system Phd/YefM family antitoxin produces MPHIIPIRDLKDTAAIAQLCNSSKEPIFITKNGYGEMVIMSMKFYEERILMQDVYEKLTEAEDDIHAKKTTDAHSALHELRARHGL; encoded by the coding sequence ATGCCACACATTATTCCCATCCGAGACTTGAAAGATACTGCAGCCATCGCACAGTTGTGCAATTCGTCCAAGGAACCTATCTTTATCACAAAAAACGGATATGGTGAGATGGTCATCATGAGCATGAAGTTCTATGAAGAGAGGATACTCATGCAGGATGTGTATGAAAAGTTGACAGAAGCAGAGGATGACATCCATGCAAAAAAAACAACAGATGCCCATAGTGCGCTCCATGAATTGAGAGCAAGACATGGCCTATAA
- a CDS encoding type II toxin-antitoxin system RelE/ParE family toxin, which produces MAYKIEVTSHADKDLEEILTYIKEVLANVSAASSFLDAVEECYSGLEASPFMFEECRDPHLRVLGYHRAVIRHYVMVYRVDETEKIVYILRFFYGAREYEKLI; this is translated from the coding sequence ATGGCCTATAAGATAGAAGTTACGTCTCACGCCGATAAGGACTTGGAGGAAATTCTGACATATATTAAAGAGGTTTTGGCAAATGTCAGCGCTGCCTCTTCTTTTTTAGATGCTGTTGAGGAATGTTACAGCGGTCTGGAGGCATCACCTTTCATGTTTGAAGAGTGTCGAGATCCGCATCTCAGGGTACTGGGATATCATCGAGCTGTGATTAGACACTATGTCATGGTCTATCGAGTAGATGAGACGGAAAAAATCGTCTATATCTTGCGATTCTTCTATGGAGCGCGGGAGTACGAAAAACTCATTTAA
- a CDS encoding M3 family oligoendopeptidase: MNEWNLNDLYTGYDSEAFQQDFAALDTRIAEMNTLAETLDSKDPKSTLKAIIEQLSAYQTLTRRLGAYLSLRQSANTADQETVSMNSRFQIKASQSALASTRFQKWIAAQDLDALISSDPLFQQHAFWLQEIRSHGAHTLSDEVEDAIGKMELNGSNAWAQLQEYMTSTVAVTMDGQDYTLSSIRNLAYSTDPEVRKKAYEAELQAYDKIKDAVCFALNSIKGEANTVSELRHFDSVLDMTLFNSRMSKATLDAMFTAIDEALPHFHAYLRHKAEVLGYTHGLPFYELFALMGESTRTFTVEEAKAYLIQNFTPFSKDVAGIIERAFDEEWIDFFPRKGKVGGAFCCNLPMLKQSRVLTNFDGSLSDVVTLAHELGHAYHGHRIENHSPLNTRYSMPVAETASTFNETVIMNAAIRDAASDEEKMMLIESTLQDVTQVICDIYSRYLFETEVVEKRKEGFLFSDDLEDIMLRAQKKAYGTGLDHDQLHPYMWICKSHYYDAGLNFYNFPYAFGCLFAKGLYAQYQKEGPAFVDKYNRLLEATTISSVEEVAAMADIDITKPDFWRDSLKIVENMIDEFITLSAK, from the coding sequence ATGAACGAATGGAATTTAAACGACCTCTACACCGGTTATGACAGCGAAGCCTTCCAGCAGGATTTCGCGGCTTTAGACACCCGGATTGCCGAAATGAACACGCTGGCGGAAACGCTGGATTCAAAGGATCCAAAATCCACGTTGAAAGCGATCATTGAACAGCTGTCCGCCTATCAGACGCTGACTCGTCGGCTGGGCGCTTATTTATCGCTGCGTCAGTCCGCCAACACCGCCGATCAGGAAACGGTGTCGATGAATTCCCGCTTTCAGATCAAAGCCAGTCAGTCGGCTTTGGCGTCTACACGGTTTCAGAAGTGGATCGCGGCACAGGATCTGGATGCACTGATTTCCAGTGATCCGCTGTTTCAGCAGCACGCCTTCTGGCTGCAGGAAATCCGCAGTCACGGCGCTCATACGCTGAGCGATGAGGTCGAGGATGCGATTGGCAAGATGGAGCTGAACGGTTCCAACGCCTGGGCCCAGCTGCAGGAATATATGACCTCTACGGTGGCGGTAACGATGGACGGCCAGGATTACACGCTGTCTTCGATCCGCAATCTCGCCTACAGCACGGATCCAGAGGTTCGCAAAAAAGCCTATGAAGCGGAATTGCAGGCCTACGATAAAATCAAGGACGCGGTCTGCTTCGCACTCAACTCCATCAAGGGTGAAGCCAACACGGTCAGCGAACTACGCCATTTTGATTCCGTCCTGGATATGACACTGTTCAATTCCCGCATGAGCAAGGCCACTTTGGATGCCATGTTTACGGCGATTGATGAGGCGCTGCCGCATTTCCACGCCTATCTGCGCCATAAAGCCGAGGTGCTCGGCTATACCCACGGCCTGCCGTTTTATGAACTGTTCGCGCTGATGGGAGAAAGTACCCGAACCTTTACCGTTGAGGAAGCCAAGGCTTATTTAATTCAGAACTTCACGCCATTTTCCAAGGATGTCGCTGGAATTATCGAACGCGCCTTCGATGAGGAATGGATCGACTTCTTCCCGCGCAAGGGAAAGGTCGGCGGCGCCTTCTGCTGCAATCTGCCGATGTTAAAGCAGAGCCGGGTGCTGACCAACTTCGACGGCTCGCTGAGCGATGTCGTAACGTTGGCGCATGAATTAGGCCATGCCTACCATGGTCACCGGATCGAAAATCACAGCCCGCTGAACACCCGGTATTCGATGCCAGTGGCTGAAACGGCGTCTACCTTTAATGAAACGGTCATCATGAACGCCGCAATCCGTGATGCTGCCAGCGATGAAGAAAAGATGATGCTGATCGAAAGCACGCTGCAGGATGTCACGCAGGTCATCTGCGATATTTATTCCCGCTATCTGTTTGAAACGGAAGTGGTGGAAAAGCGGAAGGAAGGCTTCCTGTTCAGTGACGATCTGGAAGACATCATGCTCAGAGCTCAGAAGAAAGCTTACGGCACAGGTCTGGATCATGATCAGCTGCATCCGTATATGTGGATCTGCAAGAGTCACTATTACGATGCCGGCTTAAACTTCTACAATTTCCCTTATGCCTTCGGCTGCTTATTTGCCAAGGGCCTCTATGCTCAATATCAGAAGGAAGGCCCGGCTTTCGTTGACAAATACAACCGACTGCTGGAAGCCACAACGATCAGCAGCGTCGAGGAAGTTGCCGCGATGGCGGATATCGACATCACCAAGCCGGACTTCTGGCGTGATTCGCTGAAGATTGTGGAAAACATGATCGACGAATTCATCACCCTTTCCGCAAAATAA
- a CDS encoding VanZ family protein: MKKKSCWILVGLMVIFIFSNSAASASTSNGMSLTVSEWVRPVLNTVGLHPETDFLNFVIRKLAHFSEYALLGVLIGLAYRLQPWSWMKGKVALLPFFIIPVLDENLQRFSSGRSCELRDMLIDSAGMAVGMMLVMALLMILSNRKKQED, from the coding sequence ATGAAAAAGAAAAGTTGTTGGATTTTAGTCGGTTTGATGGTGATTTTTATTTTTTCCAATTCCGCTGCTTCCGCCTCAACGTCCAATGGCATGAGCTTAACGGTCAGCGAGTGGGTGCGGCCGGTCTTAAACACGGTCGGGCTGCATCCGGAAACGGATTTTTTAAATTTTGTCATCCGCAAGCTGGCGCATTTCAGTGAATATGCTTTATTGGGCGTTCTGATCGGCTTGGCTTATCGCCTCCAGCCCTGGTCATGGATGAAAGGCAAGGTTGCACTGCTGCCGTTTTTCATCATTCCGGTGCTGGACGAAAATCTGCAGCGGTTTTCTTCCGGGCGCAGCTGCGAGCTGCGGGATATGCTGATCGACAGCGCCGGAATGGCCGTCGGCATGATGTTGGTGATGGCCTTGCTGATGATTTTAAGCAACAGGAAGAAACAGGAGGATTAA
- a CDS encoding YitT family protein, protein MKKMIRDLPWVLIGNFMLALAVAMFILPYNILSGGVAGIAVALEPLFHIDPTMMVNALVLGMFVLGTVFLGKSFAVKTVISSLIYPVYLTVITRFVPILELDPMLASLYGGLIGGLGIGMVLRTGASTGGMDIPPLIVNKYTGIKISTLVLITDALTVGLGLFTYGLEAVLVGFISVWGTSFGIDKMLTLGGGNAKAVQIISEAYVQINAAIQSELDRGTTLTDATGGYTGAPRKVILVVVEKKEYPKLLELVNQFDKNAFMITSDATDVHGEGFSLEFKV, encoded by the coding sequence ATGAAGAAAATGATTCGGGACCTGCCTTGGGTTCTGATTGGTAATTTTATGCTGGCGCTGGCGGTAGCGATGTTTATTCTGCCGTATAATATTCTCTCCGGTGGGGTCGCGGGTATCGCTGTCGCCTTAGAGCCGTTGTTTCATATTGATCCGACAATGATGGTCAATGCGCTGGTTTTAGGGATGTTTGTGCTGGGAACCGTGTTTTTGGGGAAAAGCTTTGCGGTCAAGACGGTAATCAGTTCCTTGATCTATCCGGTATACCTGACGGTGATCACGCGCTTTGTTCCGATTCTTGAACTGGATCCGATGCTGGCATCGCTGTACGGCGGCCTGATCGGGGGATTAGGCATCGGCATGGTTCTGCGCACCGGAGCGAGTACCGGAGGCATGGATATACCGCCGCTGATCGTCAATAAATATACCGGCATCAAAATCTCCACGCTGGTTCTGATCACGGATGCGCTGACGGTGGGGCTGGGGTTATTTACCTATGGTCTGGAAGCGGTGCTGGTTGGCTTTATTTCCGTCTGGGGCACGTCGTTTGGGATTGATAAGATGCTGACGCTGGGCGGCGGCAACGCCAAGGCAGTGCAGATTATTTCCGAGGCTTATGTTCAGATCAACGCGGCTATTCAGTCCGAACTTGACCGGGGAACAACGCTGACCGATGCGACAGGCGGCTATACCGGCGCCCCGCGGAAAGTGATTCTGGTCGTTGTGGAAAAGAAGGAATATCCAAAGCTGCTGGAATTGGTCAATCAATTTGATAAAAATGCCTTTATGATCACCAGTGATGCCACGGATGTCCATGGTGAGGGGTTTAGCCTGGAATTTAAGGTATAG
- the ftsE gene encoding cell division ATP-binding protein FtsE, whose amino-acid sequence MLELKHVGKTYKNGVNALYNINLKIDQGEFVYIIGPTGSGKSTLIKLLDGEEIPTKGKVEVTGINVGKLKHSKVPLYRRNIGVVFQDFRLLERKTVFENIAFALEVINVPKERIRKRVREVMNLVGLDDKGSSFPQELSGGQQQRVAIARAIANKPKILIADEPTGNLDPQKSDEIMTLLEKINREEKTTILMVTHDITLVNKHRKRTIALEAGHIVADMNEGGYIKHD is encoded by the coding sequence ATGTTGGAATTAAAACATGTAGGGAAAACATATAAAAATGGTGTAAACGCCCTTTACAATATCAATTTAAAGATCGATCAGGGTGAGTTTGTCTATATCATCGGACCGACGGGTTCGGGAAAATCCACGCTGATCAAGCTGCTGGATGGAGAAGAAATTCCAACCAAAGGCAAGGTGGAGGTAACCGGGATCAATGTCGGAAAGCTGAAGCATTCCAAAGTCCCGCTGTACCGCCGCAATATCGGCGTTGTCTTTCAGGACTTCCGGCTGTTAGAGCGCAAAACAGTGTTTGAAAACATCGCTTTTGCCTTGGAAGTCATCAACGTGCCCAAGGAAAGAATCCGTAAACGGGTGCGGGAAGTCATGAATCTGGTCGGCTTGGACGATAAGGGCAGCTCTTTTCCGCAGGAACTCTCCGGCGGTCAGCAGCAGCGTGTGGCCATTGCCCGCGCGATTGCGAACAAGCCGAAGATCCTGATTGCGGATGAACCGACAGGAAATCTGGATCCGCAGAAGTCGGATGAAATCATGACGCTGCTGGAAAAGATCAACCGGGAAGAAAAAACGACGATCCTGATGGTAACGCACGATATCACGTTGGTGAACAAGCACCGCAAACGAACGATCGCCTTAGAGGCAGGACATATCGTAGCGGACATGAACGAGGGAGGATATATCAAACATGATTAG
- the ftsX gene encoding permease-like cell division protein FtsX gives MIRRFFRHIREGFYGVGRHAAMSVSSASAVTITLLIISIFMIVTGNMQEVTKNIEGSVKISAFVAYDHEEQSQLDMLQATIKNLEHVVGVEYSSKEVEFDLLLATYENEDAKAGLETYREDNPLHDAFYVEVDDGDALKETAEKILAMEGIESVNYGGDSALMFVKTLNSVRVGGAVLVLGLSALAIFLIANTIKLTIYARSNEIAIMRDVGATNGFIRAPFVVEGMIIGALGAIIPILFTVFGYIFLYDKLGGVLFSEMFKLTPPHPFVLQLSLVLLGIGMAVGLIGSFMSVTKYLRWKR, from the coding sequence ATGATTAGACGATTCTTTCGGCATATCCGCGAGGGCTTTTATGGCGTGGGGCGGCATGCGGCGATGTCGGTATCAAGCGCCTCAGCGGTTACGATTACTTTATTGATTATCTCAATCTTTATGATTGTGACAGGCAATATGCAGGAGGTCACCAAGAACATCGAAGGTTCGGTGAAGATCTCGGCGTTTGTGGCTTATGATCATGAGGAACAATCCCAGCTGGACATGCTTCAGGCGACGATCAAGAACCTGGAACATGTAGTGGGTGTGGAATACTCAAGCAAGGAAGTGGAATTTGATCTGTTGCTGGCAACTTATGAAAACGAAGATGCCAAAGCCGGTTTGGAAACCTATCGCGAGGATAATCCGCTGCACGATGCGTTTTATGTGGAAGTGGATGATGGCGATGCCCTAAAGGAAACGGCAGAGAAGATTCTGGCGATGGAAGGCATTGAAAGTGTAAACTATGGCGGAGACAGCGCGCTGATGTTTGTAAAAACGTTGAACTCGGTGCGTGTTGGCGGAGCTGTTTTGGTTCTGGGGCTGAGTGCTTTGGCGATCTTTTTGATTGCGAACACGATCAAGCTGACGATCTATGCCCGAAGCAATGAGATCGCGATCATGCGGGATGTCGGAGCGACGAATGGATTCATCCGGGCGCCGTTTGTGGTGGAAGGGATGATCATCGGAGCGCTGGGCGCGATCATTCCGATCCTGTTTACCGTGTTCGGCTATATCTTTCTGTATGATAAGCTGGGCGGAGTGCTGTTTTCAGAGATGTTTAAGCTGACGCCGCCGCATCCATTTGTGCTGCAGCTGTCGTTAGTCTTATTAGGGATCGGGATGGCAGTTGGATTGATCGGCAGCTTCATGTCGGTAACAAAATATCTGAGGTGGAAACGATGA
- a CDS encoding murein hydrolase activator EnvC family protein: protein MKKLGLILLSAILLLGMVLPVMADDDEDVYYLTMCSGSDLSEEQKNECRDYASRRNSELTKQLSDIKAKRKEIESNLEKIGKEIQGYDAQIATLTTQINELTAQIEEKEALIAQLELQIEQKEAEIAALREKVEQRLVRSQQTLHTNQFLDFLMGAEDFTSLLRRIQGVNDIMNYDKKSLEELKRLMDELEADKAQMAEEKAALEISKTDLEAKKNEVTELRVVAQLAQVAYEQQAADLEAQGNQITENLGAFKNILSSIDFGSIGSSTGFTKPNGGYLNNGTWYYRSGGVHLGMDIMAGIGTSIAAAGNGVILNSADGCANNGSIGNTCGGSGGSRGGGNQVYLLTNIDGVTYAIKYLHMSPGTPVATGTVVSAGDRIGAVGQSGNASAPHTHIEVFKLGTMSIESYANSWNGDLAFGAGWGSGALSNTCDKKGAPCRVKPETAFGY, encoded by the coding sequence ATGAAAAAACTGGGACTGATCTTATTGAGCGCCATCCTGCTTCTGGGCATGGTCTTGCCGGTCATGGCTGATGATGACGAGGATGTCTACTACTTAACGATGTGTTCCGGTTCGGATTTGTCCGAAGAACAGAAGAACGAGTGCCGGGATTATGCCTCCCGCCGCAACAGTGAATTAACGAAGCAGCTCAGTGACATCAAGGCAAAACGCAAGGAAATCGAATCCAACCTAGAGAAAATCGGGAAGGAAATTCAGGGCTATGACGCTCAGATTGCCACATTAACGACACAGATCAACGAGCTGACGGCTCAGATCGAAGAAAAAGAAGCGCTGATCGCACAGCTGGAATTGCAGATTGAGCAGAAAGAAGCGGAAATTGCCGCTTTGCGGGAAAAGGTGGAACAGCGGCTGGTGCGATCCCAGCAGACACTGCATACCAATCAGTTCCTGGATTTTCTGATGGGGGCAGAGGACTTCACTTCACTCTTGCGGCGGATTCAGGGTGTCAACGACATCATGAATTATGATAAGAAGTCGCTGGAAGAACTAAAAAGACTGATGGATGAGCTGGAAGCGGATAAAGCGCAGATGGCGGAAGAAAAAGCGGCGCTCGAAATCAGCAAGACAGATCTGGAAGCAAAGAAAAATGAAGTGACCGAGCTGCGCGTCGTCGCTCAGCTGGCGCAGGTGGCCTATGAACAACAAGCCGCCGATCTGGAAGCACAGGGCAATCAGATCACTGAAAACTTAGGCGCTTTCAAAAATATTCTGAGTTCAATTGATTTCGGCAGTATCGGCAGTTCTACCGGCTTTACCAAGCCGAACGGCGGCTATTTAAATAATGGAACCTGGTATTACCGCAGCGGCGGCGTCCATCTGGGAATGGATATCATGGCAGGAATCGGAACGTCCATAGCCGCAGCTGGCAACGGCGTCATCTTAAACAGCGCGGATGGCTGCGCGAATAATGGCTCCATCGGCAACACCTGCGGCGGCTCCGGCGGCAGCCGCGGGGGCGGAAATCAGGTGTATCTGCTGACCAACATCGACGGCGTGACCTATGCCATCAAGTATCTGCATATGAGTCCGGGTACGCCGGTGGCAACCGGCACCGTGGTCAGTGCCGGAGATCGGATCGGAGCGGTCGGACAATCCGGCAATGCCAGTGCGCCGCATACACATATCGAAGTATTCAAGCTAGGCACGATGTCGATTGAAAGTTATGCCAACAGCTGGAACGGCGATTTGGCCTTTGGGGCTGGCTGGGGCTCCGGTGCCTTAAGCAATACCTGCGATAAGAAAGGGGCGCCTTGCCGTGTGAAGCCGGAAACCGCCTTTGGCTATTAA
- the ftsE gene encoding cell division ATP-binding protein FtsE, with product MLDLKHVSKTYKNGVNALYDVNLKIDQGEFVYIIGPTGSGKSTLIKLLDGEEIPTKGKVEVTGINVGKLKHSKVPLYRRNIGVVFQDFRLLERKTVFENIAFALEVINVPKERIRKRVREVMNLVGLDDKGSSFPQELSGGQQQRVAIARAIANKPKILIADEPTGNLDPQKSDEIMTLLEKINREEKTTILMVTHDITLVNKHRKRTIALEAGHIVADMNEGGYIKHD from the coding sequence ATGCTGGATTTAAAACATGTATCAAAAACATATAAGAACGGAGTGAACGCCCTGTATGACGTCAATCTCAAGATTGATCAGGGAGAGTTTGTCTATATCATCGGACCGACGGGTTCGGGAAAATCCACACTGATCAAGCTGCTGGATGGAGAAGAAATTCCAACCAAAGGCAAGGTGGAGGTAACCGGGATCAATGTCGGAAAGCTGAAGCATTCCAAAGTCCCGCTGTACCGCCGCAATATCGGCGTTGTCTTTCAGGACTTCCGGCTGTTAGAGCGCAAAACAGTGTTTGAAAACATCGCTTTTGCCTTGGAAGTCATCAACGTGCCCAAGGAAAGAATCCGCAAACGGGTGCGGGAAGTCATGAATCTAGTCGGCTTGGATGATAAGGGCAGCTCTTTTCCGCAGGAACTCTCCGGCGGTCAGCAGCAGCGTGTAGCGATCGCCCGCGCGATTGCGAACAAGCCGAAGATCCTGATTGCGGATGAACCGACAGGAAATCTGGATCCGCAGAAGTCGGATGAAATCATGACGCTGCTGGAAAAGATCAACCGGGAAGAAAAAACGACGATCCTGATGGTAACGCACGATATCACACTGGTGAACAAGCACCGCAAACGAACGATCGCCTTAGAGGCAGGACATATCGTAGCGGACATGAACGAGGGAGGATATATCAAACATGATTAG
- the ftsX gene encoding permease-like cell division protein FtsX: MIRRFFRHIREGFYGVGRHAAMSVSSASAVTITLLIISIFMIVTGNMQEVTKNIEGSVKISAFVAYDHEEQSQLDMLQATIKNLEHVVGVEYSSKDQEFDELMETYEDESAKEALETYREDNPLHDAFYVEVDDGDALKETAEKILAMEGIETVNYGGDSALMFVEALNSVRVGGAVLVLGLSALAIFLIANTIKLTIYARSNEIAIMRDVGATNGFIRAPFVVEGMIIGALGAIIPILFTVFGYIFLYDKLGGVLFSEMFKLTPPHPFVLQLSLVLLGIGMAVGLIGSFMSVTKYLRWKR, encoded by the coding sequence ATGATTAGACGATTCTTTCGGCATATCCGCGAGGGCTTTTATGGCGTGGGACGGCATGCGGCGATGTCGGTATCGAGCGCCTCGGCGGTTACGATTACCTTATTGATTATCTCGATCTTTATGATTGTGACAGGCAATATGCAGGAGGTCACCAAGAACATCGAAGGTTCGGTGAAGATCTCGGCGTTTGTGGCTTATGATCATGAGGAACAATCCCAGCTGGACATGCTTCAGGCGACGATCAAGAACCTGGAACATGTGGTGGGAGTGGAATACTCAAGCAAGGATCAGGAGTTCGATGAACTGATGGAAACGTATGAGGATGAAAGCGCCAAGGAAGCGCTGGAAACCTATCGTGAGGATAATCCGCTGCACGACGCGTTTTATGTGGAAGTGGATGATGGCGATGCCCTAAAGGAAACGGCAGAGAAGATTCTGGCGATGGAGGGCATTGAAACAGTGAACTACGGCGGAGACAGCGCGCTGATGTTTGTGGAAGCGCTGAATTCTGTGCGTGTTGGCGGAGCCGTTCTGGTTCTGGGGCTGAGTGCTTTGGCGATCTTTTTGATTGCGAACACGATCAAGCTGACGATCTATGCCCGAAGCAATGAGATCGCGATCATGCGGGATGTCGGAGCGACGAATGGATTCATCCGGGCGCCGTTTGTGGTGGAAGGGATGATCATCGGAGCGCTGGGCGCGATCATTCCGATCCTGTTTACCGTGTTCGGCTATATCTTTCTGTATGATAAGCTGGGCGGAGTGCTGTTTTCGGAGATGTTTAAGCTGACGCCGCCGCATCCGTTTGTGCTGCAGCTGTCGTTAGTCTTATTAGGGATCGGGATGGCAGTTGGATTGATCGGCAGCTTCATGTCGGTAACAAAATATCTGAGGTGGAAACGATGA
- a CDS encoding murein hydrolase activator EnvC family protein has product MKKLGLILLSAILLLGMVLPVMADDDEDVYYLTMCSGSNLSEAQKTECQNYASKRNNELQNELNEIKKKRKEIEEDLAKVGQEIRNYDSQISSLQSQINTLNAQIVEKEASIAALEEQILQNENEINALREKVEQRLVRSQQTLHTNQFLDFLMGAEDFTSLLRRIQGVNDIMNYDKKSLEELKTLMDQLNADKEQLNIEKEELEVTKTDVEAKKRQVVSLKATAELAQKQYEEQAAELEAQGNQISGSLSELKGMLSSLGLGSILTSSGFTRPTNSGRLSAGTWHYGLNVNGGVHLGMDIAAGVGTPIFAAGNGVVLASADGCSNDGYIGNSCGEAQGGSRGGGNQVYLLTSINNVTYAVKYLHMSPGSPAKTGKVVDAGDQIGTIGKSGNVTGAHVHVEVFKLGTMSLESYASSWSGDLAFGAGWGAAGLNRLCSNVGAPCRVKPETVFGY; this is encoded by the coding sequence ATGAAAAAACTGGGACTGATCTTATTGAGCGCCATCCTGCTTCTGGGCATGGTCTTGCCGGTCATGGCTGATGATGACGAGGATGTCTATTACTTAACGATGTGTTCCGGTTCAAATTTGTCCGAAGCGCAGAAGACGGAATGTCAGAACTACGCATCGAAGCGCAACAATGAACTGCAGAACGAATTGAATGAAATCAAAAAGAAACGCAAAGAAATTGAAGAAGATCTGGCGAAGGTCGGACAGGAAATCAGAAACTACGATTCACAGATTTCCTCACTGCAGTCGCAGATCAATACCTTAAATGCTCAAATTGTGGAAAAGGAAGCTTCAATTGCCGCTTTGGAAGAACAGATTCTGCAAAATGAAAACGAAATTAACGCTTTGCGGGAAAAGGTGGAACAACGGCTGGTGCGATCCCAGCAAACGCTGCATACCAATCAGTTCCTGGACTTTCTGATGGGGGCAGAGGACTTCACTTCACTCTTGCGGCGGATTCAGGGCGTCAACGACATCATGAATTATGATAAGAAGTCGCTGGAAGAACTAAAGACGCTGATGGATCAGCTGAACGCCGACAAAGAACAGCTCAACATTGAAAAGGAAGAGCTGGAAGTGACTAAGACGGATGTCGAAGCCAAGAAGCGTCAGGTTGTCAGCTTAAAAGCGACGGCAGAGCTGGCGCAGAAGCAATATGAAGAACAGGCAGCGGAACTGGAAGCGCAGGGCAATCAGATTTCAGGCAGCCTGAGCGAGCTGAAAGGCATGCTCAGCTCTTTGGGACTGGGTTCGATTCTGACGTCCAGCGGCTTTACCCGCCCGACCAATAGCGGCCGTCTGTCTGCCGGAACCTGGCATTATGGACTGAATGTCAACGGCGGCGTGCATCTGGGCATGGATATTGCGGCAGGGGTCGGAACACCGATTTTTGCGGCCGGTAACGGCGTTGTATTGGCGAGCGCGGACGGCTGTTCCAACGACGGCTACATCGGGAATTCCTGCGGTGAAGCCCAGGGCGGCAGCCGCGGCGGCGGGAACCAGGTGTACCTTCTGACCAGCATCAACAACGTGACCTATGCCGTTAAATATCTGCATATGAGTCCGGGAAGTCCGGCTAAGACTGGAAAAGTGGTCGACGCTGGGGATCAGATCGGAACGATCGGGAAATCCGGCAACGTGACCGGCGCTCACGTGCATGTGGAAGTATTCAAGCTGGGAACCATGTCCTTGGAAAGCTATGCCAGCAGCTGGAGCGGCGATCTGGCCTTCGGCGCCGGCTGGGGCGCGGCAGGATTAAACCGGCTGTGCTCTAATGTCGGAGCTCCTTGCCGGGTAAAACCGGAAACCGTTTTCGGATACTAG